From the genome of Hymenobacter gelipurpurascens:
CCGTTTGCTGCGAGGCCATGTTGTGGCCTACGAGCAGCACCGCTTCCGTGGTGTCGAGGTCAGTGTAAGAGCCCGGCTGCCCATCAGTCCCGAAAGAAATTTTGAGGGCTGCGGCGGCTGTGGCGGTACACAGGCGCGTATTGCCATCCATGTGCGGCGTGCCCAGGCCCGCTTTGCCGAGCACCCCCAGGGTGTAGTATTCCTCAATAAAGAGCTGGCCTGACGTATAGAAGCCCAGCGCCCCACTAGTATGCTCCCGAATCAGGTCTTTGGAGTGCTGCACAATCAGGCTCATAGCCTCATCCCAGCTGGCTTCCTGCAGCACCCCATCGCGCCGGATCAGAGGCTTGGTGAGACGGTCGGGGCTGTGGTTGGCTACCCAGCCATGAAGGCCTTTTGGCCCCAGGCGGCCTTTGTTTACGCGGTCGGCAGCGCGGCCCCGCACCCCTACAATCCGGCCTTCCTTCACCCCAATATCCATCCCGCAGCCATTGGAGCACAGCACGCACGCTGATTGGACCCACCGTTCGGGCTCTTCCTCCGTGTGCTCATCCACGCGCGAAGGCCACTGGCCTACGTAGCCAGTGCGTGGCCCCCAGATATCGATGATGCTGTTGCGGGTTTCTTTCATGAGAAATAGTTTTTGGATTGAAACGAGTTTCAAGCAGGGGTGAAGGAAATGAAGCCACGGCCATTTACTTCCTCAGAAACTGTAGGCCCCTAACGCTTCCGTTCGGGTAAACTCAAGCTGTACTACGTGTGTTCGCGGAAAAATGGTAAGTCAGATAATTACTATTTTAATTTTATTTTAATCTTAATAAGTGGCTTTAGGTACTGGAATGGATGATATGGTTCAGCTTTAGAGCAATCGGCCAGACGCGGCGTGTTGGTGAATGGCATTATGAATTGCCAGGGAAGTCAGTCCAATGCAACCACTCTTTGCTGCCAATGCAGGCCTTTGTGGCACCCGAAAAAGCCAAGGCGCATTGCTGGTGACGAATTGTATAAAACTCACAAAGGGGCGGACAACTCTGTCCGCCCCTTTGTGGCTTATCTGGGTAATGTGTTGTCTGGGTAATGTGTTGCTTACTTAGCTTTTGCCTGAATCAGTTTTACTACATCGGCGTTGCCGCCATCTTTGGCGTTGGCCAGTACATCTTTGCCGTCTTTGTCCTTGGCTTTGGGGTTGGCGCCATTGGCCAGCAGGAACTCCACTACATCCAGGCTACCGTTGGCGGCGGCGGCCATCAGGGCAGTGGCATTAAAGCTGTCGGCTTTGTCGACCTGGGCTTTGTGCTTGATCAGGGCCTTAACTACCTCAAGATGACCG
Proteins encoded in this window:
- a CDS encoding ankyrin repeat domain-containing protein; this translates as MKQLLLAFALFLTTTVSLAQTPTQKVFGAVVKNNPADVETLLTAGADANAPVEMVPGFPTTFLIIAAGNGHLEVVKALIKHKAQVDKADSFNATALMAAAANGSLDVVEFLLANGANPKAKDKDGKDVLANAKDGGNADVVKLIQAKAK